One segment of Mobula birostris isolate sMobBir1 chromosome 29, sMobBir1.hap1, whole genome shotgun sequence DNA contains the following:
- the LOC140190153 gene encoding C3a anaphylatoxin chemotactic receptor-like: MTTVILILTVLLGAPGNGAVIWVTGFKMKSNVWNVCFLNLAVADLIYCLCLPLYTILQLKPIYFWLVVLPTMFLVAFASLYLLCLISIYRCLAITRPIWFQQHLSLAWVRVTCFVVWVIAIVIFMLVFFSWYFSVCALIWITFTFALPPLVIMIICYAFVGRRLQGVRLAESRKPIRLIVTTVAAFMICWLPSTLYALIPNAYMQSHFNWYILTEALASFNSALNPLIYVFAGSDFRQVFRRSMFASLLLAFTEHEPKGETETRNSTSNTNV; this comes from the coding sequence ATGACAACGGTCATCCTTATCCTTACCGTCCTACTGGGCGCCCCGGGAAACGGCGCAGTCATCTGGGTGACGGGCTTCAAGATGAAAAGTAACGTCTGGAATGTGTGCTTCCTGAACCTGGCTGTGGCTGACCTGATTTATTGCCTGTGTCTCCCCTTATACACTATTCTCCAGCTTAAACCCATTTATTTTTGGCTGGTTGTATTACCCACTATGTTCCTAGTCGCTTTTGCCAGCCTATATCTGTTATGCCTGATCAGCATCTACCGCTGCCTGGCTATTACACGGCCCATATGGTTCCAGCAACATCTGAGCCTCGCATGGGTTCGTGTGACCTGCTTCGTGGTCTGGGTCATAGCCATCGTCATCTTTATGCTTGTATTCTTCTCTTGGTATTTTTCCGTGTGTGCGCTAATTTGGATCACGTTCACCTTCGCCCTCCCGCCTCTTGTAATTATGATCATTTGCTACGCCTTCGTTGGCCGGAGGCTGCAAGGGGTCAGGCTCGCTGAGTCCAGGAAGCCCATACGCCTGATCGTGACCACGGTCGCCGCATTTATGATCTGCTGGCTCCCCAGCACTCTCTACGCCCTCATACCAAACGCCTACATGCAGAGTCATTTTAACTGGTATATACTCACTGAGGCCCTGGCCTCATTCAACAGCGCCCTCAACCCTCTTATCTACGTCTTCGCCGGCAGCGACTTCCGTCAGGTCTTCAGGCGCTCCATGTTTGCCTCGCTCCTGCTGGCCTTCACCGAGCATGAGCCAAAGGGTGAGACCGAGACCCGCAATTCCACCTCAAATACGAATGTCTGA
- the LOC140190154 gene encoding C3a anaphylatoxin chemotactic receptor-like, whose protein sequence is MTTVILILTVLLGAPGNGAVIWVTGFKMKSNVWNVCFLNLAVADLIYCLCLPLYTILQLEPIYFWLVVLPTMFLVAFASLYLLCLISIYRCLAITRPIWFQQHLSLAWVRVTCFVVWVIAIVIFMLVFFSGYFSVCALIWITFTFALPPLVIMIICYAFVGRRLQGVRLAESRKPIRLIVTTVAAFMICWLPSTLYALIPNDYMQSHFNWYILTEALASFNSALNPLIYVFAGSDFRQVFRRSMFASLLLAFTEHEPKGETETRNSTSNTNV, encoded by the coding sequence ATGACAACGGTCATCCTTATCCTTACCGTCCTACTGGGCGCCCCGGGAAACGGCGCAGTCATCTGGGTGACGGGCTTCAAGATGAAAAGTAACGTCTGGAATGTGTGCTTCCTGAACCTGGCTGTGGCTGACCTGATTTATTGCCTGTGTCTCCCCTTATACACTATTCTCCAGCTTGAACCCATTTATTTTTGGCTGGTTGTATTACCCACTATGTTCCTAGTCGCTTTTGCCAGCCTATATCTGTTATGCCTGATCAGCATCTACCGCTGCCTGGCTATTACACGGCCCATATGGTTCCAGCAACATCTGAGCCTCGCATGGGTTCGTGTGACCTGCTTCGTGGTCTGGGTCATAGCCATCGTCATCTTTATGCTTGTATTCTTCTCTGGGTATTTTTCCGTGTGTGCGCTAATTTGGATCACGTTCACCTTCGCCCTCCCGCCTCTTGTAATTATGATCATTTGCTACGCCTTCGTTGGCCGGAGGCTGCAAGGGGTCAGGCTCGCTGAGTCCAGGAAGCCCATACGCCTGATCGTGACCACGGTCGCCGCATTTATGATCTGCTGGCTCCCCAGCACTCTCTACGCCCTCATACCAAACGACTACATGCAGAGTCATTTTAACTGGTATATACTCACTGAGGCCCTGGCCTCATTCAACAGCGCCCTCAACCCTCTTATCTACGTCTTCGCCGGCAGCGACTTCCGTCAGGTCTTCAGGCGCTCCATGTTTGCCTCGCTCCTGCTGGCCTTCACCGAGCATGAGCCAAAGGGTGAGACCGAGACCCGCAATTCCACCTCAAATACGAATGTCTGA